From a region of the Sander lucioperca isolate FBNREF2018 chromosome 8, SLUC_FBN_1.2, whole genome shotgun sequence genome:
- the LOC116046645 gene encoding olfactory receptor 52A5-like, whose product MDSELNITYITLGGHVEMDKYRYLYFLVMFTVYILIICSNSTIVYLIWVHQILHEPMYIFIAALLLNSLLISTAIYPKLLIDFLSEKQLVSYSACLFQCFLYYSLNSSEFLLLAAMSYDRYVSICKPLQYHTIMKKTTVRIFLGLAWFVPACQVAVPVSLSANTKLCNFTLKGIFCNNSIYKLHCVSSRALTVYSVIVFFNVSILPVLFIIFTYTKIFIVTYQSHREVRMKAAQTCLPHLLVLISFSLLFTYDVIIVKLELELPKTIHFIMTLQVILYHPLFNPIIYGLKMKEIYNHIRRLFCQRELHQHINK is encoded by the coding sequence atggATAGTGAAttaaatataacatatataactcTTGGTGGGCATGTTGAAATGGACAAATAcagatatctttattttttggTGATGTTCACAGTATATATTCTAATAATCTGCAGTAATTCTACTATTGTGTACCTTATCTGGGTTCACCAAATCCTTCATGAGcctatgtacattttcattgctGCTTTGTTACTGAACTCTCTTCTTATCAGCACTGCTATCTACCCAAAGCTTTTGATTgactttttatctgaaaaacagcTCGTATCTTATTCAGCCTGTCTCTTTCAGTGTTTCCTATATTACTCTTTAAATAGTTCAGAATTCTTACTGTTGGCAGCCATGTCTTATGACagatatgtgtctatatgtaaaCCTCTGCAATATCACACTATCATGAAGAAAACAACTGTCCGTATCTTTCTGGGTTTAGCTTGGTTTGTGCCTGCTTGTCAGGTTGCAGTTCCAGTATCACTTAGTGCAAATACTAAACTCTGTAACTTTACTTTGAAAGGAATCTTTTGCAACAACTCAATTTACAAACTTCACTGTGTAAGCTCAAGAGCACTCACTGTGTACAGTGTGATTGTCTTTTTCAATGTTTCAATTCTCCCTGTGCTTTTCATAATCTTTACATACACAAAGATATTTATAGTAACGTACCAAAGTCATAGAGAAGTCAGAATGAAAGCTGCACAGACCTGTTTACCTCATCTGTTGGTTCTAAtcagcttttctttgttgtttacatATGATGTCATTATAGTTAAACTGGAATTGGAGCTTCCAAAAACTATACATTTTATAATGACTTTACAAGTGATTTTGTATCATCCTCTCTTTAATCCAATCATATACGGactaaaaatgaaagaaatttaTAATCACATCAGGAGGTTGTTCTGTCAAAGAGAACTGCACCAACATATCAACAAATGA